One part of the Merismopedia glauca CCAP 1448/3 genome encodes these proteins:
- a CDS encoding DUF3727 domain-containing protein yields MSSASQNSNHYEPPSESTVTLTDATGRSLDCYVEHSLEVEGSNYLLLLPTDYPVEIVVWDDDDEAEATFIEDEAEVDAIFADAQAVMAELNLTLKRTAYTLTVEGELPPANEEEILTLELEDEATQLEPEEFQYLASFYHKEQEYEIYTPLDPLLFFAREDESGNPELLSPEEFKQVQPLLEELLFDEME; encoded by the coding sequence ATGTCTTCAGCATCTCAAAATTCCAACCACTACGAACCGCCATCAGAGTCAACTGTAACTTTGACCGATGCGACAGGGCGATCGCTTGACTGTTATGTGGAACATTCTCTAGAAGTAGAAGGATCTAACTATCTGTTGCTCTTACCGACAGATTATCCCGTCGAAATCGTGGTTTGGGATGACGACGATGAGGCGGAAGCAACTTTTATCGAAGATGAAGCTGAAGTCGATGCGATCTTCGCCGATGCCCAAGCAGTCATGGCTGAGCTAAACTTGACCCTGAAGCGTACTGCCTATACTTTGACAGTAGAAGGGGAACTACCCCCAGCTAATGAAGAAGAAATTTTGACTCTGGAGCTAGAAGATGAAGCAACTCAGTTAGAACCCGAAGAATTTCAGTATCTAGCCAGTTTTTACCATAAAGAACAAGAGTACGAAATCTATACTCCCTTAGACCCCTTATTATTCTTTGCTCGTGAAGATGAAAGTGGCAACCCAGAATTGCTTTCTCCAGAAGAGTTTAAACAA
- a CDS encoding Uma2 family endonuclease, whose protein sequence is MTVATSEFETQPLLLDVSNTTLHVTPEQFDKLCLDNPDLRLELTSTGELIVMPPAFPISGEKNGDLFGRVWYWNEQTELGRVFDSSTGYDFTAIGGGKVSPDVSWIEKSRLEGVSLEQFFEIVPDFAIELRSKTDRLSMLQTKMLEYQRLGVRLGLLVNPQDKQVEIYRVGQAVEILESPMSVSCEDVLPGFVLSLTKIW, encoded by the coding sequence ATGACAGTCGCTACTTCGGAATTTGAGACTCAACCGTTGCTCCTGGATGTCAGCAATACCACGCTTCACGTTACTCCAGAGCAGTTTGACAAGCTGTGTCTCGATAATCCCGATTTACGCCTTGAATTGACCAGCACTGGAGAACTAATCGTCATGCCACCCGCATTTCCCATCAGTGGTGAAAAAAATGGAGACTTATTCGGTCGAGTTTGGTATTGGAACGAACAAACTGAATTAGGGCGAGTATTTGATTCTTCAACTGGTTATGACTTTACCGCAATTGGTGGGGGCAAAGTATCTCCTGATGTCTCTTGGATTGAAAAGTCGAGACTAGAAGGTGTTTCCCTGGAACAGTTTTTTGAGATTGTGCCCGATTTTGCGATCGAATTACGCTCCAAGACAGACAGGTTGAGTATGCTGCAAACTAAGATGTTGGAATACCAACGACTCGGAGTGCGTTTGGGACTATTGGTTAATCCGCAAGATAAGCAGGTAGAAATTTATCGAGTTGGGCAAGCTGTAGAGATATTAGAATCGCCCATGTCAGTCAGTTGTGAGGATGTATTACCTGGATTTGTGTTGAGTTTGACAAAAATTTGGTAA